From a region of the Salinispira pacifica genome:
- a CDS encoding IS4 family transposase has protein sequence MKKYSTVLGTLNSVISRYDFKKIVDLHDGDKGIRTLSTDLLLKTMTYAQVSQAFSLNEVIATMHSQHAKLYHAGMAPVKKSTVADALAKRSSDIFKDLFYQLLGQAGTMHTPNHRFRNPLQIIDATTIDLCLSRYDWAQFRTTKGAIKLHASYNSDSALPNYVQLSTGKLHETNTLLDFPRKKGDIMVFDRGYNNYKSFHKLQLDDVTFVTRLKKNARVRTTLVYHKNPDGPVLEDAWMKFTQDSAEANYPDLIRVVTYKDPEHGKVYRFLTNNFDLPAHEIADIYKERWQVELFFKWIKQNLKIKTFFGTSKNAVWSQIWIALIVYVLIWMMKVLHGIESTFQKIMQVLKLTILDRRDISELFHPPPPSPISSNLWLFEGAGN, from the coding sequence ATGAAAAAGTATAGCACGGTGCTTGGCACATTGAATAGCGTCATTTCACGATATGATTTCAAGAAAATTGTCGATTTGCACGATGGAGATAAAGGAATACGGACCCTCTCCACAGATCTTCTTCTTAAAACAATGACCTATGCACAAGTTTCACAGGCATTCAGTCTGAATGAAGTCATAGCAACCATGCACTCCCAGCATGCTAAACTCTATCATGCCGGCATGGCGCCGGTAAAAAAATCCACTGTCGCTGATGCCCTGGCAAAACGCAGCAGTGATATCTTTAAGGATTTATTTTATCAGCTCCTTGGTCAGGCAGGTACAATGCATACGCCGAACCACCGTTTTCGCAATCCCTTGCAAATCATTGATGCCACGACAATCGACCTCTGCCTCTCGCGCTATGACTGGGCTCAGTTTCGTACAACAAAGGGGGCAATAAAACTGCACGCCAGCTATAACAGTGACAGCGCACTACCAAATTATGTACAGCTGAGTACCGGTAAACTCCATGAGACGAATACGCTTTTAGATTTTCCCCGCAAGAAGGGAGATATTATGGTTTTTGATCGGGGGTATAATAACTATAAGTCATTTCACAAATTGCAATTAGATGACGTTACATTCGTAACCAGATTAAAGAAGAATGCCAGGGTGAGAACAACTCTTGTATACCATAAGAATCCCGATGGGCCGGTACTTGAAGATGCTTGGATGAAGTTTACCCAAGATAGTGCCGAAGCAAACTATCCCGACCTGATCCGAGTGGTTACGTATAAAGATCCGGAGCATGGGAAGGTATACCGTTTTCTCACAAACAACTTCGACTTGCCAGCACATGAGATCGCGGATATTTATAAGGAACGCTGGCAGGTTGAGCTATTCTTTAAATGGATCAAGCAAAATCTGAAAATTAAAACTTTCTTCGGAACGAGTAAGAATGCAGTATGGAGTCAAATCTGGATAGCATTAATTGTGTATGTTCTCATTTGGATGATGAAGGTACTACATGGAATTGAATCGACGTTTCAAAAAATAATGCAGGTCCTCAAGTTAACCATTCTGGATCGCCGGGATATCTCCGAATTATTTCATCCGCCTCCACCTTCCCCTATTTCATCAAATCTTTGGCTTTTTGAGGGGGCTGGAAATTAA